The proteins below are encoded in one region of Malaclemys terrapin pileata isolate rMalTer1 chromosome 20, rMalTer1.hap1, whole genome shotgun sequence:
- the LGALS7 gene encoding galectin-7: MVAATMALIPDRPTVPYSTAIPGGLRPHTWVKMTGSVPETSAGFRVTFLYGQYEGANVALLFNPRFEGAPHIVFNSLVERKWGQEERKENSPLRKGKSFTLTFTTTAKAYEVTVNERHHYAFRHRLPPEHVRFLEVNGDVKLEAVSWEGGGSYWNRLTAVPSWGASRVY, from the exons ACCGTCCCGTACAGCACTGCCATCCCGGGAGGACTCCGTCCACACACATGGGTGAAGATGACGGGCTCGGTGCCGGAGACAAGCGCAGG CTTCCGGGTAACGTTCCTCTACGGTCAGTACGAAGGGGCCAACGTGGCCTTGCTCTTCAACCCCCGCTTTGAGGGCGCCCCCCACATCGTCTTCAACAGCTTGGTGGAGAGAAAGTGGGGCCAGGAGGAGCGGAAGGAAAACAGCCCCCTCCGCAAAGGGAAGAGCTTCACGCTGACGTTCACCACCACCGCCAAGGCGTACGAG GTGACAGTGAACGAGCGTCATCACTACGCGTTCCGGCACCGCCTCCCGCCGGAGCACGTGCGCTTCCTGGAGGTGAACGGCGACGTGAAGCTGGAGGCCGTCAGCTGGGAAGGCGGTGGTAGTTACTGGAACCGTCTCACAGCGGTGCCCAGTTGGGGAGCCTCCCGCGTGTATTAG